From a single Intestinibaculum porci genomic region:
- a CDS encoding transporter substrate-binding domain-containing protein: MKKKIMKAFISCMIIVGISGCKSANSNAGKSASDRGSTIVFGMAKSNAPYSYYKNGKLTGYDIEAARAIAKKMGYKAKFKVMNSALLTKALDQGEIDATGNQQVVEYLLNTKKDEKPPYWFTPEYKFSRLVVVARSSNTSIKHFDDMRNLKMAMTTGDFFEQSVLSDGGIIVPCKDFDECVDKVLNNQAVGTMNDLQTYQYYHNKYPGKKVKPVVISASLFPMTFMLSQENEDLSNKMTSAINSLQSNGTFTKISMKYFHQDISRKDR; encoded by the coding sequence ATGAAAAAAAAGATAATGAAAGCTTTTATTTCCTGCATGATAATAGTAGGAATCAGCGGTTGTAAGTCAGCTAACAGTAATGCTGGTAAATCGGCTTCAGATCGTGGTAGTACAATTGTTTTTGGGATGGCAAAAAGTAATGCACCTTATTCTTATTATAAGAATGGTAAACTGACGGGATACGATATCGAAGCAGCCAGGGCGATTGCTAAAAAGATGGGCTATAAGGCGAAATTTAAAGTGATGAATAGCGCCTTATTGACTAAGGCCCTTGATCAAGGAGAGATCGATGCAACTGGTAATCAGCAGGTTGTTGAATATTTACTTAATACCAAGAAAGATGAAAAACCGCCTTATTGGTTTACACCTGAATACAAGTTTTCACGTCTCGTGGTGGTAGCACGCAGCAGTAACACATCAATTAAACATTTCGATGATATGAGAAATTTAAAGATGGCAATGACGACAGGTGACTTCTTTGAGCAGTCAGTTCTCAGCGATGGAGGTATTATTGTGCCATGTAAAGATTTTGATGAATGTGTTGATAAAGTGCTTAATAATCAGGCTGTTGGAACAATGAATGATCTTCAGACATATCAGTATTATCACAACAAATACCCTGGAAAAAAGGTGAAGCCAGTTGTTATCTCTGCTTCATTGTTCCCAATGACATTTATGTTAAGTCAGGAAAACGAAGACTTAAGCAATAAAATGACCAGCGCTATTAACAGTTTGCAATCTAATGGAACGTTTACAAAGATTTCAATGAAATATTTCCATCAAGATATTTCAAGAAAGGATCGGTAA
- a CDS encoding oligosaccharide flippase family protein, with product MKKSSLKRTSLKKNLALSMFYQILKIITPFITAPYVSRVLGVANLGIYSATNSIAMYFTLFGGLGTVTYGTREIARVRHDENQRSQLFWEIEILSVITTTISIVVWAIFTMFNTQYRGYYLVLTFNLLAVMFDISWFYAGIEKFQYTVGWNSFFKIASVIALFIFVKKPSDLLVYMFIMAFQNFAGNVGMWTGLHKFVHKIDFKTVTLKKHFHETLVYFIPTIATSVYNVMDKTMIWVITRNAKENGFYENANKVLDMTKTLTFVALNSVMTSRISFLYAQERFDEIKEGIRNSIDYVLFMGIGFLFGLAGVAHVFVPVFFGKHWDKTAELLIIMAPVVVIIGISNCLGAQYYTPSGRRKESAKYIIIGAITNFILNSFMIPFLQSYGAAIATVIAEVVITFFYVKNDAGYLTWKDIFTRGWKKLIAGSCMFGAIMLVRLLIHQQVISLLLMIIVGVMVYVGILFMLKDSFMDTGKILLKVAKNKKKAKG from the coding sequence ATGAAGAAATCTAGTTTAAAGAGGACAAGTTTAAAGAAAAATCTCGCTTTGAGTATGTTTTATCAGATTCTTAAGATTATCACGCCTTTCATTACAGCTCCCTATGTTTCTCGTGTTTTAGGGGTTGCCAATCTTGGTATTTATAGTGCTACAAATTCAATAGCAATGTATTTTACGTTATTTGGCGGACTTGGGACAGTCACTTATGGAACGCGGGAGATTGCGCGTGTTCGTCATGATGAAAACCAGCGTTCACAGCTATTCTGGGAAATTGAAATTTTATCGGTGATTACAACTACGATTTCAATTGTCGTATGGGCTATCTTTACAATGTTTAATACGCAATATCGCGGTTACTATCTGGTTCTTACTTTTAACCTGCTGGCAGTTATGTTTGATATTTCCTGGTTTTATGCAGGCATTGAAAAATTTCAGTATACTGTCGGATGGAACTCATTTTTTAAAATTGCTAGTGTGATCGCTTTATTTATCTTTGTCAAGAAACCAAGTGATTTGCTGGTTTATATGTTTATTATGGCTTTCCAGAATTTCGCAGGAAATGTAGGCATGTGGACAGGCTTGCATAAGTTTGTTCATAAAATTGATTTTAAGACAGTTACATTAAAGAAACATTTCCATGAAACGCTTGTTTACTTCATTCCTACCATTGCAACAAGTGTCTATAATGTTATGGATAAGACAATGATTTGGGTTATAACCAGAAATGCGAAGGAAAATGGTTTCTATGAAAATGCAAATAAAGTTCTTGATATGACGAAAACATTAACTTTTGTAGCATTAAACAGTGTTATGACTTCGCGTATTTCTTTTCTTTATGCGCAAGAACGATTTGATGAAATTAAAGAAGGCATTCGTAATTCAATTGACTATGTCTTATTCATGGGCATTGGTTTTCTTTTTGGTCTAGCTGGAGTAGCACATGTATTTGTACCTGTTTTCTTTGGCAAGCATTGGGATAAAACAGCTGAACTGTTGATTATTATGGCCCCTGTAGTAGTCATCATCGGGATTAGTAACTGCTTAGGAGCCCAATATTATACGCCAAGCGGACGTCGAAAAGAGAGTGCTAAGTATATTATTATTGGTGCCATTACAAACTTTATTTTAAATAGTTTTATGATCCCATTTTTGCAAAGCTATGGGGCTGCAATCGCTACCGTGATTGCCGAAGTTGTAATTACTTTCTTTTATGTCAAAAATGATGCCGGCTATCTTACATGGAAAGATATTTTCACCAGAGGCTGGAAGAAACTGATTGCTGGCAGCTGTATGTTTGGTGCTATCATGCTAGTGAGATTGCTAATTCATCAGCAAGTGATTTCCCTGCTTTTAATGATTATTGTCGGTGTTATGGTCTATGTTGGTATTTTATTCATGCTTAAAGATAGCTTCATGGATACTGGTAAGATATTATTAAAAGTAGCAAAGAATAAGAAAAAAGCGAAAGGATAG
- a CDS encoding glycosyltransferase family 2 protein: protein METENKVGIVLVTYNRLKLLLQAIDALLNQTYRNADILIINNASTDDTEEQLKPYVERGDIIYFNTGKNLGGAGGFNYGLKTAYEKGYKYFWMMDDDSIAEPDALEKLVKASEFMKGKYSYLSNYVYWRDGSPCKMNAPQIADDWMQDANLSYDGLIRIQRATFVGFFTNREIVEKVGLPIKEFFIWSDDTNYCWRCNKIAPGYLVSDAKVEHRIVTNADADIVTDDTDRLSRYVYAFRNRAYNYRMVGIQSKYKIYVLRKFLQILKHSKNGKWKRIRVMMKGVRQGKHFNPPIEYVNKR, encoded by the coding sequence ATGGAAACGGAGAACAAAGTTGGAATAGTACTGGTTACATATAATCGTCTAAAACTGCTATTACAGGCAATAGACGCATTATTAAACCAGACATATCGCAATGCGGATATTTTAATTATTAATAATGCGTCTACAGACGATACTGAAGAACAGTTAAAACCCTATGTCGAGCGCGGAGATATTATTTATTTCAATACGGGTAAAAATCTTGGTGGAGCTGGCGGCTTTAATTATGGACTCAAAACTGCCTATGAAAAAGGGTATAAGTATTTTTGGATGATGGATGATGATTCTATTGCTGAACCTGATGCATTAGAAAAATTGGTAAAAGCTAGTGAATTCATGAAAGGAAAATACAGTTATTTATCAAATTATGTTTACTGGCGCGATGGCTCGCCTTGTAAAATGAATGCGCCACAGATCGCTGATGACTGGATGCAGGATGCCAATCTTTCATATGATGGACTTATTCGTATTCAAAGAGCCACATTTGTTGGTTTTTTTACCAATAGAGAAATTGTTGAAAAGGTTGGATTACCAATTAAAGAATTCTTCATCTGGAGTGATGATACGAATTATTGCTGGCGTTGTAATAAAATTGCTCCTGGCTATCTTGTCAGTGATGCAAAGGTCGAGCATCGTATTGTAACGAATGCAGACGCGGATATTGTAACTGATGATACGGATCGATTATCACGGTATGTGTATGCATTTAGAAATAGGGCATATAATTATCGGATGGTTGGAATTCAAAGTAAATACAAAATCTATGTCCTTAGAAAATTCCTGCAAATATTAAAACATAGCAAAAATGGAAAGTGGAAAAGAATTCGCGTTATGATGAAAGGTGTTCGTCAAGGGAAGCATTTCAATCCCCCAATCGAATATGTAAATAAACGCTAG
- the tagD gene encoding glycerol-3-phosphate cytidylyltransferase, with product MKRVITYGTFDMLHYGHINLLRRAKELGDYLIVAVSTDEFNDKCKSKKCYFSYEKRKTLVEAVRYVDLVIPEESWDQKIKDVHDYHIDTFVIGDDWKGKFDFLEDEGIEVVYLPRTPEISSTQIKSDLNEK from the coding sequence ATGAAAAGAGTTATTACTTATGGAACATTTGATATGTTGCATTATGGACATATCAATTTACTACGGCGCGCAAAAGAATTGGGCGATTACCTAATTGTAGCCGTATCAACAGATGAATTTAATGATAAATGTAAGTCAAAGAAATGTTATTTTTCATATGAGAAAAGAAAAACCTTAGTAGAAGCGGTTCGTTATGTAGATTTAGTGATTCCTGAAGAGAGCTGGGATCAAAAAATAAAGGATGTTCATGATTATCATATTGATACATTCGTTATTGGTGATGACTGGAAGGGAAAATTCGATTTCTTAGAAGATGAAGGCATTGAGGTCGTTTACTTGCCACGCACACCAGAAATATCATCAACACAGATTAAATCTGATTTGAATGAAAAATAA
- a CDS encoding LicD family protein: protein MSEFPMQKLHKVELLLAKELDRICQKYDLKYFMLAGTLLGAIRHKGFIPWDEDMDFGMMRKDYEKFLEVAPQELDPQVFFLQTLDSDDHYPKAYAKLRLVNTHIKEYTMRNCDCMDGIFIDLFPMDFVPEDPQAQKKAQKQRFLWNAMLDFKCGNDSILNHKEVIRKTLRFASHFFSRKHMVNKKKEIYGHVNDQPTDQIVTAQGSYGYFKEIIPYAYTKEIVYYPFEDLQLPGFKDYDGYLTSFYHDYMQIPPKSAQNKHTILKLDFGPYE from the coding sequence ATGAGTGAATTTCCAATGCAAAAATTACATAAAGTCGAACTTCTCTTAGCGAAAGAGTTAGATCGCATTTGTCAGAAATATGATCTTAAGTATTTCATGTTAGCGGGGACGCTCTTAGGCGCGATCCGTCATAAAGGTTTTATCCCATGGGATGAAGACATGGATTTTGGCATGATGCGCAAAGATTATGAAAAGTTCTTAGAAGTCGCACCGCAAGAATTAGATCCACAGGTCTTTTTCCTGCAGACGTTAGATAGTGATGATCATTATCCCAAAGCCTATGCCAAGTTACGCTTAGTCAATACTCATATTAAGGAATATACCATGCGTAACTGTGACTGTATGGATGGGATCTTCATTGATCTTTTCCCGATGGACTTCGTTCCTGAAGATCCGCAGGCGCAGAAAAAAGCCCAGAAACAGCGTTTCTTATGGAATGCGATGTTAGATTTTAAATGCGGGAATGATTCCATTTTGAATCATAAAGAAGTCATTCGTAAAACTTTACGTTTTGCCTCTCATTTCTTTAGCCGTAAGCATATGGTCAATAAAAAGAAAGAAATCTATGGCCATGTGAATGATCAGCCTACTGATCAAATCGTCACAGCGCAAGGCAGTTATGGTTATTTTAAGGAAATTATTCCTTATGCCTATACCAAAGAGATTGTTTACTATCCTTTTGAAGATTTACAGTTACCTGGCTTTAAAGATTATGATGGCTATTTAACAAGCTTCTATCATGATTATATGCAGATTCCTCCTAAGTCAGCCCAAAACAAGCATACGATCTTAAAACTTGATTTTGGACCTTATGAATAG
- a CDS encoding LicD family protein — MAEKDGFKVLKMGFDEDKVIYVKGETLKKLQHVILGMLSDFIEACKDNNINYSLSGGSILGAVRHQGFIPWDDDVDINISRKDFNKLKKVFPQALGDKYNLYAPEDAKGHGMSLAQMKKKGTVYRSFNELDKEDSGITMDLFVVENTPNNAVLRKLHGMLCLAYGYMLTCRKTYEDLPEIKKYVKEGEALKTFEKKAKIGSFLRFMSLDHLTRRTISIYSLCHNDHSKYVTIPSGRKHYFGEMQERDHLLKVKEVPFETIKANIPEDPVPYLLALYGKTYMEVPPVEKREQHPLMALDLGEGEDK; from the coding sequence ATGGCAGAAAAAGACGGATTTAAAGTTCTTAAGATGGGTTTTGATGAGGATAAAGTGATTTATGTCAAAGGCGAAACACTGAAAAAGCTGCAGCACGTCATCCTTGGCATGTTAAGCGATTTTATTGAAGCCTGTAAAGATAATAATATCAATTATTCCTTATCTGGCGGCTCGATTTTAGGGGCAGTACGTCATCAAGGCTTTATTCCCTGGGATGATGATGTTGATATTAATATTTCACGGAAAGACTTTAATAAACTAAAAAAAGTCTTTCCTCAGGCGCTTGGGGATAAGTATAACTTATATGCTCCAGAAGATGCCAAAGGACATGGGATGTCATTAGCCCAAATGAAAAAGAAGGGGACAGTTTATCGTTCCTTCAATGAATTAGATAAAGAAGATTCAGGCATTACAATGGATTTATTTGTCGTCGAAAATACGCCAAACAATGCGGTTTTAAGAAAACTGCATGGGATGCTTTGTCTGGCTTATGGCTATATGTTGACTTGTCGAAAGACGTATGAAGACTTGCCAGAAATCAAAAAGTATGTCAAAGAAGGGGAAGCTTTAAAGACATTTGAAAAGAAAGCAAAAATCGGTTCTTTCTTGCGTTTTATGTCCTTAGATCATTTAACCAGACGCACCATTTCTATTTATTCGCTCTGCCACAATGATCATTCCAAATATGTGACGATTCCTAGCGGCCGCAAGCATTACTTTGGCGAAATGCAGGAACGTGATCACTTATTAAAAGTGAAAGAAGTGCCTTTTGAAACGATCAAAGCCAATATTCCAGAAGATCCGGTGCCTTATTTATTAGCCCTTTATGGCAAAACCTATATGGAAGTGCCGCCGGTTGAAAAACGTGAACAGCACCCATTAATGGCTTTAGACTTAGGAGAAGGAGAAGACAAATGA
- the glf gene encoding UDP-galactopyranose mutase yields the protein MAKYDYLVVGAGLFGSIFAYEANKRGKKVLVIDKRDHVAGNIYTKEVEGINVHMYGAHIFHTSNKEVWNYIQQFAEFNRYTNSPIAYYKGQVYNLPFNMNTFSKLWPDVRTPKEAKAKIAAAIEEAGIKQPKNLEEQAISLGGKEIYEIFVKGYTQKQWGRPCSELPAFIIKRLPFRFTYDNNYFNDAYQGIPMGGYTQIIDKMLEDIEVRLNTDFLAHREELENIADKIVYTGMIDEFYNYQFGELEYRSLRFETEVLDEENYQGNAVVNYEEYEIPYTRIIEHKHFEFGTQPKTVITREYPATWHKGDEPYYAMNDDKNNSLYAKYKALSDQDGKVIFGGRLGMYKYFDMDDTIAVALDCVKKELQ from the coding sequence ATGGCAAAATATGATTATTTAGTAGTAGGTGCTGGCTTATTTGGCAGTATCTTCGCCTATGAGGCAAACAAAAGAGGAAAGAAAGTCTTAGTCATTGATAAGCGAGATCATGTGGCTGGGAATATCTATACCAAAGAAGTGGAAGGCATTAATGTCCATATGTATGGTGCCCATATCTTCCATACTTCCAACAAAGAAGTCTGGAACTATATCCAGCAGTTTGCAGAATTCAACCGTTATACCAACAGTCCAATCGCTTACTATAAAGGACAGGTGTATAACTTACCATTCAATATGAATACCTTCTCTAAACTTTGGCCTGATGTTAGAACACCAAAAGAAGCGAAAGCAAAAATTGCGGCCGCCATTGAAGAAGCAGGTATTAAACAGCCAAAGAACTTAGAAGAACAGGCGATTTCCTTAGGCGGAAAAGAAATCTATGAAATCTTCGTGAAAGGCTATACGCAGAAACAGTGGGGCCGTCCATGCAGCGAATTACCAGCCTTTATTATCAAACGTTTACCGTTTAGATTTACCTATGATAATAACTACTTCAATGATGCTTATCAGGGTATTCCAATGGGTGGTTACACGCAGATCATTGATAAGATGTTAGAGGACATTGAAGTGCGTCTCAATACGGATTTCTTAGCGCATCGTGAAGAATTAGAAAACATCGCTGATAAGATTGTTTATACGGGGATGATTGATGAATTCTACAACTATCAGTTTGGTGAATTAGAATATCGTTCATTACGCTTTGAAACAGAAGTCTTAGATGAAGAAAACTATCAGGGGAATGCAGTTGTTAACTACGAAGAATACGAAATCCCTTATACGCGTATTATTGAACATAAACACTTCGAATTTGGCACCCAGCCAAAAACCGTTATCACCCGTGAATATCCAGCCACATGGCATAAAGGTGATGAACCATACTATGCGATGAACGATGACAAGAACAATAGCTTATATGCTAAGTATAAAGCCTTAAGTGATCAAGATGGCAAAGTGATCTTTGGCGGTCGTTTAGGCATGTATAAATATTTCGATATGGATGATACGATTGCCGTAGCGTTAGACTGCGTCAAAAAAGAATTACAGTAA
- a CDS encoding DUF4422 domain-containing protein, translating into MKNIKVIIATHKKYRMPDDPMYLPVQVGSEGKEDLGYQRDNVGENISTLNPYFCELTGLYWAWKNLDADYVGLAHYRRHFKGQQKAKDPFDEVLTLKETDALFDHTDIIVPKRRMYYIETIYDHYTHTMMGEPLDAVREIIAKKHPDYLAAFDKHMQERSQHAFNMFIMKKDKFDEYCTWMFDIIFDLYDEFKDVDYNAFHARFPGRISERLLDVWLMTKGYSYEEVPFIYMEKINKVAKVSGFLKAKLFHKKYGESF; encoded by the coding sequence GTGAAAAATATCAAAGTCATTATTGCAACACATAAAAAATATCGGATGCCCGATGATCCGATGTATCTGCCAGTACAGGTCGGCAGTGAAGGAAAAGAGGATTTAGGCTACCAGCGTGATAACGTTGGCGAAAACATTTCTACTCTGAATCCTTATTTCTGTGAATTAACCGGATTATACTGGGCTTGGAAAAACTTAGATGCCGATTATGTCGGCTTAGCACATTATCGCCGTCATTTCAAAGGCCAACAAAAGGCGAAAGATCCTTTTGATGAAGTGTTAACGTTAAAAGAAACGGATGCTTTATTCGATCATACGGATATCATTGTTCCGAAACGTCGTATGTATTACATTGAAACGATTTATGATCATTATACCCATACGATGATGGGAGAACCACTAGACGCGGTGCGGGAAATTATTGCGAAAAAGCATCCTGATTACTTAGCGGCTTTTGATAAACATATGCAGGAACGCAGTCAACATGCCTTTAATATGTTTATTATGAAGAAAGATAAGTTTGATGAATACTGTACCTGGATGTTTGATATTATCTTTGATCTTTATGATGAATTTAAAGATGTTGACTACAATGCTTTTCATGCCCGCTTCCCAGGCCGTATTTCCGAACGTCTGTTAGACGTTTGGCTGATGACCAAGGGATACAGCTATGAAGAAGTGCCATTTATCTATATGGAGAAGATCAATAAAGTAGCGAAAGTGAGCGGCTTTTTGAAAGCCAAGCTCTTTCATAAAAAATATGGAGAAAGTTTTTAA
- a CDS encoding exopolysaccharide biosynthesis polyprenyl glycosylphosphotransferase, with protein MKNTVYRKILSVLLVVIECIIFYAIFVAMDINMKLLRQSIGLYVIYMILCGHYSIKDELIFDEIKHVFQATVIYMITFAVIMPYSAHTDKRRYIMILAMIMFFVSIILNRTLRIIMRHLLTKKTIVIGTSEDSLRYARLYNNNRFAITEVLGFVNLNTDPRFDQKFDNVVREDWNRFSDAPIYDYQDLAKIVKEQRVDQITIADSTMNQATFDLVIKDCIPLCDSIQYMPQDNHMMNFSSSIHDSDGLLLISASRNKVSIFSRFIKRTIDIFFALIGTIITIPLALIVKIINLVHGDHGPIFYKQMRVGRNGQPLGIYKFRSMVTNADEVLAQLLESDPAVKEEWIRSAKLKDDPRITPAGKFLRKTSLDEFPQFFNILKGDMSLIGPRPVIKEELEWYGDRVDKFLSVRPGLTGYWASHGRSDVDYPERCDLELYYIDHQSILIDMEIVIKTITGVLTGEGAR; from the coding sequence ATGAAAAATACTGTATATAGAAAAATTTTATCTGTATTACTAGTGGTCATCGAATGTATTATTTTCTATGCCATTTTTGTGGCGATGGATATCAATATGAAATTACTAAGGCAGTCGATTGGCTTGTATGTGATTTATATGATCCTCTGTGGTCATTATAGTATTAAAGATGAACTGATCTTTGATGAAATCAAACATGTGTTCCAGGCGACAGTCATTTATATGATTACCTTTGCCGTGATCATGCCATATTCTGCCCATACCGACAAACGTCGTTACATTATGATTTTGGCAATGATCATGTTCTTCGTATCAATTATTCTTAATCGTACATTGCGTATTATTATGCGTCACTTATTGACAAAGAAAACAATTGTCATTGGGACGAGCGAGGATTCTTTGCGTTATGCGCGTCTCTATAATAATAACCGTTTTGCGATTACCGAAGTGTTAGGCTTTGTTAATCTCAACACCGATCCGCGCTTTGATCAAAAATTTGATAACGTAGTACGAGAAGACTGGAACCGTTTCTCGGATGCCCCAATCTATGATTATCAGGACTTAGCGAAGATCGTTAAAGAGCAGCGTGTTGATCAGATCACGATTGCCGACTCAACTATGAATCAGGCAACCTTTGATTTAGTCATCAAAGACTGCATTCCGCTTTGTGATTCGATTCAGTATATGCCTCAGGATAACCACATGATGAACTTCTCAAGTTCTATTCATGATTCTGATGGCTTGCTGTTAATCAGTGCCTCACGTAATAAAGTATCTATTTTCTCACGCTTTATTAAGCGTACTATTGACATTTTCTTTGCCCTTATTGGTACGATCATTACCATCCCATTAGCCCTGATTGTGAAAATTATCAATCTCGTTCATGGTGATCATGGTCCTATTTTCTATAAACAGATGCGGGTCGGCCGTAATGGTCAGCCATTAGGTATTTATAAGTTCCGTTCAATGGTTACGAACGCTGATGAAGTATTAGCACAGTTATTAGAAAGTGATCCCGCGGTGAAAGAAGAATGGATCCGCTCTGCAAAGCTGAAAGATGATCCACGTATTACTCCAGCAGGGAAATTTTTACGTAAAACATCGTTAGATGAATTCCCACAGTTCTTTAACATCCTGAAAGGAGACATGAGTCTGATCGGCCCGCGTCCCGTTATTAAAGAAGAACTAGAATGGTATGGTGATCGCGTTGATAAATTCTTATCCGTTCGCCCGGGCTTAACCGGCTACTGGGCATCCCATGGCCGCAGTGATGTCGATTATCCGGAACGCTGTGATCTAGAGCTTTATTATATAGATCATCAATCAATCTTAATCGATATGGAAATAGTCATTAAAACGATTACGGGAGTCTTAACAGGAGAAGGTGCACGCTAG
- a CDS encoding LCP family protein, whose amino-acid sequence MDVLPQKALIELVIVLVIALILMGLLMNPKTFMRKKNNGQNEEKRKRTPQISTSVLIYNTIGKIISLIISIVLLVGAVYCTKTTKAVKKVAGNTTTVTTFNLYVMKNDNYTKLSDLKDQFIGFVPSVSTDAYTQASSKLNEALSYKTNNYKHTDDAADALYKSKVEAVFLSDAYGTVMKKRHPTFAKDTKVLWSVTITTSDKLAASDKDITKEPFVLYIAGVDSRHSITETSRADVNMLITVNPKTHQILLTSIPRDSFVPLANTNYQFKDKLTHACLFGTTNSVKTINHLMDLNIDFYARVGFKMVIKLVDAVGGVKIYSDKDFVPWTDHSVHVKKGWQTMNGKTALAFARERKTYEEGDRHRGANQQAVVKALIKKISSSSTYLTKYDEIVDAIAGSFQTNITATQLKSLVKYQLNKSPKWQMMSSVLNGESEKVTGGYMMPNTALYYMILNQSSINENRQYIVDMLANKKITVQKDQTLATAEDTDNSTASSNTSSASSTAASTTTSNSSTSTSNTSTNSSNTTVNNQTTRRTYTNTNRTSNYRKTTRYNSSRYRRAYR is encoded by the coding sequence ATGGACGTTCTGCCACAGAAAGCACTCATTGAATTAGTCATTGTCTTAGTCATTGCTTTAATATTAATGGGCTTATTAATGAATCCTAAGACTTTCATGAGAAAAAAGAATAATGGACAAAACGAAGAAAAGAGAAAACGTACACCGCAAATCAGCACTTCTGTCCTGATTTATAATACTATTGGTAAAATTATTTCTCTTATCATCAGTATCGTTTTATTAGTTGGGGCAGTTTATTGCACCAAAACGACAAAAGCCGTTAAGAAAGTTGCCGGTAATACGACGACAGTCACTACCTTCAACTTATATGTTATGAAAAACGATAATTATACCAAGCTTTCTGATCTGAAAGATCAGTTTATTGGTTTTGTACCAAGTGTTTCAACCGATGCGTATACACAGGCTTCCTCAAAATTAAATGAAGCCCTCTCTTATAAGACAAATAATTATAAACATACGGATGATGCAGCTGATGCGCTTTATAAAAGTAAGGTAGAAGCGGTCTTCTTATCGGATGCATATGGTACCGTTATGAAAAAACGTCATCCAACTTTTGCGAAAGATACCAAAGTCTTATGGTCGGTAACGATCACCACAAGTGATAAATTAGCGGCCAGCGATAAAGATATTACGAAAGAACCATTTGTTTTATATATTGCAGGAGTGGATTCACGTCATTCCATCACTGAAACATCCCGTGCCGATGTGAATATGCTCATCACCGTCAATCCAAAGACGCATCAGATTTTATTGACAAGTATTCCTCGTGACTCATTTGTCCCATTAGCGAATACTAACTATCAGTTCAAGGATAAGTTAACCCATGCTTGCCTCTTTGGAACAACAAACTCGGTAAAAACAATTAATCATCTGATGGATTTAAATATTGATTTCTATGCCCGCGTTGGTTTCAAGATGGTTATTAAATTGGTAGATGCTGTTGGCGGCGTCAAGATCTATTCAGATAAAGATTTTGTTCCATGGACTGACCATTCTGTGCATGTGAAAAAAGGCTGGCAGACAATGAATGGTAAGACGGCTTTAGCCTTTGCCCGTGAACGTAAAACCTATGAAGAAGGGGATCGCCATAGAGGGGCCAACCAGCAGGCTGTTGTTAAAGCATTGATCAAGAAGATTTCTTCTTCTTCAACGTATTTAACGAAATATGATGAAATCGTTGATGCGATCGCTGGTTCATTCCAAACTAATATCACTGCAACACAGTTAAAGTCATTAGTGAAATATCAGTTAAATAAGTCACCAAAATGGCAGATGATGTCTTCTGTTCTCAATGGAGAATCAGAAAAAGTGACTGGTGGTTATATGATGCCAAATACAGCTTTATACTATATGATTCTTAATCAGTCTAGTATCAATGAAAACCGTCAATATATTGTGGATATGCTGGCTAATAAAAAGATTACTGTACAAAAAGATCAGACGCTTGCTACGGCTGAGGATACAGATAATTCTACAGCTTCATCGAATACTTCAAGTGCATCAAGCACTGCCGCGAGTACAACGACATCAAATAGTTCAACAAGTACTTCAAACACAAGTACGAATTCATCAAATACTACTGTGAATAATCAGACAACAAGACGTACTTATACAAATACCAATCGTACCTCTAACTATCGTAAGACTACGCGCTATAATAGTTCTCGCTATCGCAGAGCTTATCGATAG